Proteins encoded in a region of the Rutidosis leptorrhynchoides isolate AG116_Rl617_1_P2 chromosome 9, CSIRO_AGI_Rlap_v1, whole genome shotgun sequence genome:
- the LOC139868432 gene encoding uncharacterized protein has product MGRIEILSQALQKKTLDIVNAIEVVSTTKTSLNDFRNDSWDSLLEKVMSFSEKHQIEIPDMKALYKSTCYRPRRQDNQELDNRFNENAMELLTLGSSLLRSKELRCQRTRSLKDVSTLAQLCTDLAKTNKCEQYYLIDRLIKLILTLPFSTATTERGFSAMKVIKNRLRNKMSDDFLASNLVVYIEKEIVETFDSKSVIDDFKNLKGRRAEL; this is encoded by the exons ATGGGAAGGATTGAAATTCTTTCTCAAGCTCTTCAAAAGAAAACTCTGGATATTGTTAATGCCATCGAGGTAGTTTCAACAACAAAGACAAGTCTAAATGATTTCAGAAATGATAGTTGGGATTCATTATTGGAAAAGGTAATGTCATTCTCAGAGAAACACCAAATAGAAATACCTGATATGAAAGCTCTTTATAAATCTACCTGTTATCGCCCTCGTCGACAAGATAATCAG GAGCTCGACAATAGATTCAATGAGAATGCCATGGAATTATTAACTCTTGGCTCTTCATTACTTCGTTCAAAAG AATTGAGATGTCAAAGAACCCGAAGCTTAAAGGATGTTTCAACTCTCGCACAACTATGCACCGATCTTGCTAAAACTAACAAATGTGAGCAATATTATTTGATTGATCGATTGATCAAACTCATATTGACACTTCCATTTTCAACCGCTACTACCGAGAGGGGTTTTTCGGCAATGAAAGTTATTAAGAATCGGCTTCGGAATAAGATGTCTGATGATTTTCTTGCATCTAACTTGGTGGTATACATTGAAAAAGAAATTGTCGAAACATTTGATTCAAAATCTGTCATAGATGACTTCAAAAACTTGAAAGGTCGTCGGGCCGAATTgtga
- the LOC139868433 gene encoding uncharacterized protein yields MKHLSRTTETLEPNTETTDDSLERDPGKRKHMWEYPKNERELIRRKYLAMGLYQILLEEYHCKGPKKHPHKRNLRNGAEAFTVKGFNNWKKFQACAFRGRDETRDSKNRGNFLGLLKLLASYNDELAKVVLENAPYNSRYTAGSIQKEILGIIANKVRKHIRKVVGDSYFCVMVDESRDESKREQMAIVVRFVDKNGVIRERFLDIVHVSDTTSLTLKTCLWKQLLNYEFDTSKIRGQGYDGASNMRGEWNGLQALVRKDYPFAYYVHCFAHRLQLALVAASREVIPVHQFFSNLTFITNVICASSKRHDELQKAKSAEIKQLLELGETETGKGDNQVGTLTRDGDTRWGSHFYSVCNLLKMFNATREVLESIIEDGSYPSQRGDAASA; encoded by the exons ATGAAACACTTGAGCCGAACTACTGAAACACTTGAGCCGAACACCGAGACAACGGATGATTCATTGGAAAGAGATCCTGGGAAGAGAAAACATATGTGGGAGTATCCCAAAAATGAAAGGGAACTAATTAGAAGGAAGTATTTAGCAATGGGTCTGTACCAAATTCTTTTGGAAGAGTACCATTGTAAAGGTCCAAAGAAGCATCCTC ACAAACGCAATTTGCGTAATGGGGCAGAAGCATTTACAGTCAAAGGATTTAATAATTGGAAAAAG TTCCAGGCATGTGCTTTTCGAGGACGTGATGAAACTCGAGACTCGAAAAATAGAGGTAATTTTCTAGGATTGTTAAAACTTTTAGCTTCATACAATGATGAACTTGCAAAGGTTGTATTGGAGAATGCCCCATATAATTCAAGATATACAGCAGGGTCGATCCAAAAGGAAATCTTAGGAATTATCGCAAACAAGGTTAGAAAACATATTCGTAAAGTAGTAGGTGATTCGTACTTTTGTGTAATGGTTGATGAATCTCGGGACGAGTCTAAAAGGGAGCAAATGGCCATAGTTGTGAGGTTTGTTGATAAAAATGGTGTGATTAGAGAACGTTttttagatattgtacatgttagtGATACTACATCCTTAACCCTTAAAACATGTTTGTGGAAACAACTTTTGAATTATGAGTTCGATACTAGTAAAATTCGTGGTCAAGGTTATGATGGTGCTAGTAACATGAGAGGAGAATGGAATGGGTTACAAGCACTTGTTCGTAAAGATTATCCTTTTGCGTACTATGTTCACTGCTTTGCACATAGGTTGCAACTTGCTTTAGTCGCTGCTTCAAGAGAAGTTATACCGGTTCATCAATTTTTCTCAAATTTGACTTTTATTACTAACGTTATTTGTGCTTCTAGTAAGCGCCATGATGAGTTGCAAAAAGCTAAGTCAGCTGAGATTAAACAATTGTTGGAACTAGGTGAAACTGAAACAGGAAAAGGAGATAATCAAGTAGGCACTTTAACACGAGATGGTGATACGCGTTGGGGTTCTCATTTTTATTCTGTTTGTAACTTGCTTAAAATGTTTAATGCTACCCGTGAAGTTCTTGAGAGTATAATTGAAGATGGATCTTACCCTTCTCAACGTGGTGATGCTGCTTCGGCTTAG